The following is a genomic window from Crossiella equi.
CAGCTCCGCGCGGTCGGCCTCGGCATCGAGGTGCACATCGTTCTCCGTCTCGTGTGGACGGCCGGACCGCGACGCGGTCACCGGCCGCGTCTCTGCTGTGGAGTTGCCAAAGGACAGTCGCTCCGCCAGGTAACGCGAACCGCGCGTTACCTGGAGCTGGGTCCAACCGGTGGACCAGGCGCACGTAGCGGCGTCCGGTTCGCCGGACCGCCGCCGCACGTCGTCTCGGGACCGCCGACGAACCCAGGAAGGAGAGCGTCATGGGCCGGAACGCAGCCTCGTTGGCGCACGTCGGGGCGATCATCGGGTGTGGCAGCGAACCAGCAGGTGGCGGCCACGGCAACTACTGGCTCGACAAGATCGGGGCCGGTCGGTGGCAGTGGCTCGCCGTGAACCCGGTGCACGGCACCTACCACTCCGGGCACGGCTGGCCCGTGCCAGTGGGGGAGCTGCCGCCGGGCACCGTGTTCGAGCACCGGCACCACGCGTTGTTCCTGCTGTGGGGACGGCCTGAGCTCCGTGCGGGCGAGGCGGTACCTCAGGAGGACGTCGACCAGGTCGGCACCGCGCTGGACCGGCTCGCGGGCTACGACGGTGCACAGCTCGATGCCGGACGTCCCGCGATGGTCCCGGTGCTCGACGTGCTCGTGCGTGCGCAGTTCGGCGGCATCCGCTGGTGGCTGTCCGCGTTGCACGGCGACCTGCTGGCACCACCGCCCAGGCCGGACGCCGGACTGACCAGGATCCGCAAGTACCTGGCCGAGCCGCACCTGCTCGCTGCCTGGGCAAGCCCGGACGGCACCAGGTGGGCTCGCCCGGCCGCGTTCGTCGGAGGCACGCCGTGCTGAAACGATCGGTCGACCGCGCGGCTCTCGCGCGCTGCGTTGAGCGGGACCTCGCTGAGCTCGACGAGCTGGGCACCGCGGTGGCCACGGCGAAGCGGTTGCGCGGACAGGTCCACCAGGCCGCGCTGCCAGCGCGGCGGAAGGTCTGCGGGTTGCACGATGCCGTTCTCGCGGTCCAGCACCGGGCCGGGGCGAACAGGACCGCGCTCAGGCAGATCCGGGATCTGCTGCGGCGCCGATCCGGTCCCGTCCGGTCGATCCGCTTGGCGGCGATGTTCCACGACCACCTGCACGGGGTGGGCGTGCCGCCGTGTGCTCGGACGCAGGCCGTGAACGCCCTGCCGCACGGTGAGCTGGCCGAGGTGCTGGAGGCTGGGGAGAACCTCAGCTCCGCGCTCTGGTCAGAGGCGCACTGGAGGCGGGACGACTTCGCCCGGGATCTCGACCAGCTGCGGTCCTGGCTGGGCCGGGTACCGGAACTTCGGGCCCCGGACCGGCTCGTCCTGCTCACCGACCACGGGCACGAGGTGCTGCGGCACCCGCGGCCCGCTGTGCGCGGACGGCAGCCGAACTCGGGTGACGACGTGGAAATCCTCAGCGCGGCACAGCTCGATCTGCTGCACGCCGGGATGGTGAAGGGCTGGCATGCGCAGCGCGTGGCCGAAATGGCCGGCACCTCCACGTACCGGGCGATCGACGCCACGGTGCGGTGTGGCAGCTGGCTCCGACGCCACCTCGGGGTTCGACGGCCAACCTCCCGGCCGGTGTTCGGCCGGACCAGGATGTCCACGTCCTGGCTGGCACAACACCGAGCGGCGGCCAAGGGCGACGTACTCACCTTCGCCTGGCACTACCGGCCACAGCTGGGAGCCTGGTACCAGATCGAGCGTGGGGACGTGCTCGACCTGCTCGGCCTCTCGCCGATGGGTTCGGTCCACCACCGCGCGCTCCTGGCGCACGTCGTCGCGGGCGGGGTTCTGTCGGACTTCGCCGCGCAGGACGGTCGCCGGTACCGCGAGGTGGTCGCGGCCTGGACGGCGATGGTCGAGCACACGGCGACGCTCCAACAGGTCGAGCAGCAGCTCCTCCAACAGGCGGGCGTACTGCCCACCCGGCACGACCACGTGCGGGAGCACGCGCTGGCTGAACAAGCCCGCAGCGTTCGAGTGGGCTTGCGCACCCTCAGCCTGTCCATCGAGGACAACCTCGCCAGCAGCTACCAGGCCTTGGCGGATGCGGTGAAGGACGGTTCCTCGACCACGGCCGGGGCCGCACTGCGCGCGTACCGCGCGGTCCTGAACCGTCACCTCGCTCGAGTGCGCCGGTACCCGGTCGCCACCTCACCACTGCGGTGGGGCCGACGGGAGCTGGAGTCCTTCGAGCGGAGTCGTGGCCTGGCTGGTGCCCCGGACCTCGGGTTGAGGGCCAGGGCGATCGAAAGCATTCGTGCCGAGGTGCGCAGGCTCGGCAAGTGCGGAACATCGGGGCGGCCGCAGCCGGAGTACGAGCTGCTCACCTTGCTGCACCGGACGCTCGCCTCGGCGTTGAGGAACGGCACCGAGCCGGAGTTGCCGCTGCACTGGCGGCTCTGGCTGAGCCCCGGGGCACCCGATGCGCACGTGTGGCAGGCCTTCCAGGTCTGGCCGGACCTCATCGTGCTGGCGGCGAGCACTCCGTGAACGGGGTGGGCGCCGGTACTCCCGGCGCCCACCAACCCCGCGTTACCTGGAGTTGTGTCCTGCTGCTGGCACGGGAGAGGAACGATCACGATGCCCACCACCGAGCTCTTGCCGGACACACCGTTCCTCCTGCACCTGAGGTTCCGTGTCCCGCTGTGGCGGATCACGCGGGGCACCGTGCGCATCGAGGCGGCCCTCACCGCGCTCGAGGTCGACGCCGTGCTCATCGATCAAGCACTCGCGGACGACCTCTTCGTGACGGTCTCGCTGCCCGCGGGAACCGTGCGCGAGGCGCTCCGCGGTGCCGAACCGACCGCACACGCCTTGCGGGCCGCGCGACGGCTCGCCGAGATGCTGTGGGACCTGGACCCGGTGCTCGTCCCGGGGAGCTCGTCGTGACCGCCGGAAGCTGGTGGCAGACCGCGCCGCTGGGGCCGGCGGGCCGCCGCGATCTCGCGCGGCTCGCCCCCAGCTTGATGACCGAGGTGCTCGACCAGGCGATGGGCCTGGCCCGGCACGCGATCCGGGCCCAGCACTCCGCCTTGCGGGAGCTCTTGGGCGGTCCGGACGACCTGACCCAGCAGCTGCGACTGTGGATCCTGGAGGCCGCGGCGACCTACGACCCGGCACGCGGGCCCTGGACCGCCCACCTCACCCAGCGGGTGCGCCACCAGGCCGGTGACCACTGGCGGGCAGTCGTCGGGCAGTGCGCCCTGCGCCGGATACGGCGCTACCGTGCGGACGGAACTCCCCTCACCGGAGCCGAGCAGCTGCACGTTGCCCGGATCCTCTCGCTGCTGCCCGGCCGCCAGCACCAGCTGAACATCGCCGACTGCTCGGCTGACCCCTCCGAGAACCACCTCGCGGTCGAACAGAGCATGGCTGCCGGGACGGCGACCCTGGCCTACCTGCACGCGGTGGAGGCGGACGAGGAACAGCACGCCCGGCGCCTGCGGCAGGGCTTCGTGGTGCACGTCCTCCGGCACCTGCACGGGCAGGCGTTGCGCAGGATCGCGCCGTGCGGCGGCATGCACCACCGCACCAGCGCCGCGGTCGAGGAGGAGTTCCAGCAGCGAGTACGAGACCTGCTCCAACCCCCGGGGTGACAGAGGAAGGGGTGGGGCGGCTCACCGCCACCCCACCCCGGTACATCTTCTGCGGTCAGGGTTTCGCTGAGGCCCAATCCGGGCCCGAACCGATCGCGAGCGGCAGCTCGACGGCGTGCGGCCCGAGGACCCACGTCGAGCCGAGGACGAGGGCTTGGCGCAGCACCTCCTGGGCCTCGTGCACCTGGTCCTCGGCGGCCTCCACCACGAACTCGTCGTGCTGCACGGTCACCAGCGAGATGTCCCTGCCCCTGAGCAGCATGCGCAGGGAGGCCAACATCGCCGCGCACAGCTCGGTGGCGGTCGCCTGCACCGGGAAGTTCCGGGCCTGCCTGCTCACCCGGGCGAGCAAGGCGTGCTGCTCGGCCGTGCGCCGGACGGCGCGCACCGTCGCGCGCACCTCGCCGGACTCCGGCATCGGCATCGTGCGACCGAGCCGGGTGCGAACCGCTTCTCCGGTGCGAGCTTGACGCGCCGACTCGTCCAGGAAGCTCATCGCAGCCGGGTACCTCCGGCGCAGGAGCGCGAGAGCGCGGCGGTCCTCGCTGCTCCGACCACCGTTGAGCACCCGGATCACGACCTCCTTGGCACTCTGCCTGGACAGGCCGAGCTCAGCCCCGACCCGCGCGTACAGGTCGCCGCCAGCGGCTGCGGAGAGCAAACCCTGGTCCGAGGAGAGCGCCGCGAGCACCCTCGGGTCCAACTGCGCGATGTCGGCGACGACCAGTACCCGGCCAGGCCGGGCTCGAACACACTGCCGGAGTGGCGGCGGGAGCTGGAGACCGCCCCCTTCCGCACTCCACCGCCCGGTGACCGCGCCGCCGGGCCGGAAGTGCGGGTACCAACGGCCCTCGCGAACCCACCGCGCGGACCACGCGCGGCCGTAGTTATGCGCGAGCAGGTCCAGCCGTCGCCACTCCCGGAACGCGGGTACGGCCGGGTGGTCGAGGTGCTCGACGTCCCGGAGCCGCGAACCTCGTACCGCGATCCCGTCCCCGTCGAAGGCCTCGCCGATCTCGGTACGCCACCGGAACCGGGCGCCGCCGAAGCACGCGGCCAGCTCCCGGTCGGCCCGGGCGAGGTTCGGGTGTAGGTCCTGCCCAGTCGGCACGCCCAGCTCGGCGTTGAGGATCCGCTCGTGCTCGTCGGCGCTCCACGGCAGGCCGGAGGCGTTGAGGTCGCCCGCGGTGAGAGCCGCTGCCGAGTCGAGCTCGACCAAGCGGTGAAGACCCACGGTGTGACCACTCGTGGCCAGCGCCCACATCAGGTTGTGGTACCGCTCGGGGAGGTCGCTGACCGGCGCGGCATCGCTGATGCGGTGGTAGCCCGTCAGCACCTTGGCCGCGAGGGTGGCGCAGAACCCGTTGCGGAGGTGCACACCGTTCCTGGCGAGTGCCGTGGCAGTCGCGGTCAAGTCCTCCGCGACCCAGCGGATACGCCGGTCCTGGTCGAGACCGGCGAGCTCCTCGTACCCGTCGCGAGGCACTACGGCCGTGGTGGCCGAGGACAGGCCGACCAGTGAGACGACGCTCAGAACCGGTTTCCCGGCTACTTCG
Proteins encoded in this region:
- a CDS encoding DNA polymerase encodes the protein MVATISPSSEITSSWAHLVAELRASAPATGAPLPVAVELSEVAGKPVLSVVSLVGLSSATTAVVPRDGYEELAGLDQDRRIRWVAEDLTATATALARNGVHLRNGFCATLAAKVLTGYHRISDAAPVSDLPERYHNLMWALATSGHTVGLHRLVELDSAAALTAGDLNASGLPWSADEHERILNAELGVPTGQDLHPNLARADRELAACFGGARFRWRTEIGEAFDGDGIAVRGSRLRDVEHLDHPAVPAFREWRRLDLLAHNYGRAWSARWVREGRWYPHFRPGGAVTGRWSAEGGGLQLPPPLRQCVRARPGRVLVVADIAQLDPRVLAALSSDQGLLSAAAGGDLYARVGAELGLSRQSAKEVVIRVLNGGRSSEDRRALALLRRRYPAAMSFLDESARQARTGEAVRTRLGRTMPMPESGEVRATVRAVRRTAEQHALLARVSRQARNFPVQATATELCAAMLASLRMLLRGRDISLVTVQHDEFVVEAAEDQVHEAQEVLRQALVLGSTWVLGPHAVELPLAIGSGPDWASAKP